Proteins encoded by one window of Chloroflexota bacterium:
- a CDS encoding tetratricopeptide repeat protein has translation MGLHTGAAEARDGDYHGYLTLAHVQRVMSTAYGGQTLVSNATAALLAGQLPEGVTLRDMGEHRLKGLLNPERLWQMIVSDLPHDFPALQSLNTIPNNLPIQVTSFVGRERELAELQRLLVATRLLTLTGSGGTGKTRLSLQVAAEVLDKYRDGVWFVELAPLADPVLVPQTVASVLGVREQPGRPMLAALSDWLQTKQLLLILDNCEHLLDACAKLADAVLHASRETRILTSSREALGIAGETAYRVPSLESPSPTHAMHDSVEKLTQYAAVQLFIERATQSRTTFTVTNANAPAVVQICYRLDGIPLAIELAASRVKALSVDQIAARLDDRFRLLTGGSRTALARQQTLRALIDWSYSLLAEPERVLLRRLSVFAGGWTLEAAEAVCAGEGIAETDVLELISRLVDKSLVVLDEQVAEPCYAMLETIRQYARDKLMEAAEGDAVRAPHLAFYVRLAEEFYPQSNGPNVTWWLARLETEIDNVRTAIAWALESRDFLSGMRIVCALHSFWIQRHTVEGLAYLREILAQSETVERGQARANALRIRGNLEYWQGDYPAAQRSYEEALAIAKAVNADQTVARLLKNLGETASAQKNYASGRALLTEALDKFRTMTEPRFMADTLGGLADIVMSEGDAEEAYALYEDYVKQLRIVGIKDGIAIPIRRLGQIALQRGDYAEAAALFQESLASNMEAQDQRGAAACLAAWAAMYAAQGRSLEAARLYGAVNTLLESWHTRMLPIDQDLYERSIAALRARFDAATFDAAESAGRALTLEQAIALALEETHV, from the coding sequence ATGGGCCTGCACACGGGCGCGGCGGAAGCGCGCGACGGCGACTATCACGGCTATCTGACGCTGGCGCACGTCCAGCGCGTGATGTCCACGGCTTACGGCGGCCAGACGCTCGTATCCAATGCGACGGCGGCCTTGCTGGCGGGGCAACTGCCGGAGGGCGTCACCCTTCGTGACATGGGCGAGCACCGGCTGAAGGGACTGCTCAACCCCGAACGCCTCTGGCAAATGATCGTGTCCGACCTGCCGCACGATTTCCCGGCCCTCCAATCGCTCAACACCATCCCCAACAACCTGCCGATCCAGGTCACCAGCTTTGTCGGACGCGAACGCGAGTTAGCCGAACTGCAACGCCTACTGGTCGCGACGCGCCTGCTGACGCTGACCGGTTCGGGCGGCACTGGCAAGACGCGGCTGTCGTTGCAAGTGGCCGCCGAGGTGCTCGACAAGTACCGGGACGGCGTCTGGTTCGTGGAACTGGCGCCGCTGGCCGATCCGGTGCTCGTGCCGCAGACGGTCGCCAGTGTGTTGGGAGTTCGTGAACAGCCGGGTCGTCCCATGCTGGCAGCGTTAAGCGATTGGCTGCAGACGAAGCAACTGTTGCTCATACTCGACAATTGCGAGCACCTGCTCGACGCCTGCGCGAAGCTGGCTGATGCGGTATTGCACGCGAGCCGTGAGACGCGCATCCTGACCAGCAGCCGCGAGGCGCTCGGGATTGCCGGAGAGACGGCGTACCGTGTGCCGTCTTTGGAGAGCCCGAGCCCGACCCATGCCATGCACGACTCGGTCGAGAAATTAACGCAGTACGCGGCGGTTCAACTGTTCATCGAACGCGCCACCCAATCACGCACGACGTTCACGGTGACCAACGCCAACGCGCCGGCCGTGGTACAAATCTGCTACCGGCTGGACGGTATCCCGCTGGCGATCGAACTGGCCGCGTCGCGCGTAAAGGCGTTAAGTGTTGACCAGATTGCCGCACGGCTGGATGACCGCTTCCGTCTGCTCACGGGCGGAAGCCGCACAGCCTTGGCGCGCCAGCAGACACTCCGCGCGCTGATCGACTGGAGCTACAGTTTGCTGGCCGAACCTGAGCGAGTACTGTTGCGAAGGCTGTCGGTATTCGCGGGAGGATGGACACTAGAGGCGGCGGAGGCGGTGTGCGCTGGCGAGGGGATCGCAGAAACGGACGTGCTCGAACTGATATCACGCCTGGTGGACAAATCGCTGGTGGTGCTGGACGAACAGGTCGCCGAGCCGTGCTACGCCATGCTGGAGACGATCCGCCAGTATGCACGGGACAAATTGATGGAGGCGGCCGAGGGGGACGCGGTGCGCGCGCCGCATTTAGCGTTCTACGTCCGCCTGGCAGAGGAGTTCTATCCACAGTCGAATGGTCCTAACGTGACATGGTGGTTAGCCCGGCTCGAGACTGAAATCGACAATGTTCGCACAGCGATCGCATGGGCGCTCGAGAGCCGCGATTTCCTGTCCGGAATGCGAATCGTGTGTGCGCTGCATAGTTTCTGGATACAGCGACATACAGTCGAAGGCCTTGCATACCTGCGAGAGATTCTCGCCCAGTCCGAAACCGTTGAGCGCGGGCAGGCGCGAGCGAACGCCCTCAGAATCCGTGGGAATCTGGAGTATTGGCAGGGGGATTACCCCGCAGCACAAAGGTCCTATGAGGAGGCGCTCGCGATCGCAAAAGCCGTGAACGCTGACCAGACGGTTGCTAGGTTGCTTAAGAACCTGGGTGAGACCGCAAGTGCTCAAAAAAACTACGCCTCCGGACGGGCTTTATTGACCGAAGCGTTGGATAAATTTCGCACGATGACTGAGCCTCGTTTCATGGCAGACACACTTGGGGGTCTGGCTGACATAGTGATGAGCGAGGGCGATGCCGAAGAAGCTTATGCCTTGTACGAAGACTATGTGAAACAATTACGGATTGTTGGCATCAAGGATGGCATCGCCATTCCGATCAGAAGACTCGGTCAAATTGCACTGCAGCGTGGCGATTATGCGGAGGCCGCCGCACTTTTTCAAGAGAGCCTCGCCAGCAATATGGAGGCCCAAGATCAGCGTGGTGCGGCAGCTTGCCTTGCGGCCTGGGCGGCCATGTATGCGGCGCAAGGACGGAGTCTGGAAGCCGCGCGGCTCTACGGGGCTGTCAACACGCTTCTCGAATCGTGGCACACGCGGATGCTGCCGATTGATCAAGATCTTTACGAGCGCAGCATAGCGGCTCTCCGCGCGCGATTCGACGCAGCCACGTTCGATGCGGCGGAATCAGCCGGGCGCGCGCTCACGCTCGAGCAGGCGATTGCGCTGGCGCTGGAGGAGACGCATGTTTAG
- the rsmA gene encoding ribosomal RNA small subunit methyltransferase A, with protein sequence MRLKKSLGQNFLVNPALLERVVQAAGVAAEDTVVEVGPGAGTLTYPLARAARRVVAVELDPQMIDILRETLAGCPNVELVHADILKLDLDAVLGEAPYKVVANLPYYITSAVIRKFLDRPRPPERLVLMVQHEVARRILAAPGEMSLLAVSVQFYAAPSQVLKLPAGAFYPAPQVDSAVIRLDVRAERLAVDVGTFFRVAHAGFGQKRKTLRNSLAAGLDISPADSEALLARAGIDPQRRAQTLSIEEWVRLTNAFASS encoded by the coding sequence CTGCGCCTCAAGAAGAGCCTCGGGCAGAACTTTCTCGTCAACCCGGCACTGTTGGAGCGCGTGGTGCAAGCAGCCGGCGTCGCGGCGGAGGATACCGTCGTCGAGGTCGGCCCTGGCGCGGGCACGCTCACCTACCCGCTGGCGCGCGCCGCGCGGCGCGTCGTCGCCGTCGAGCTTGATCCGCAGATGATCGACATCCTGCGCGAGACGCTGGCCGGCTGCCCCAACGTCGAGCTTGTGCACGCCGACATCCTAAAGCTCGATCTCGACGCCGTGCTCGGCGAGGCGCCGTACAAAGTCGTCGCCAACCTGCCGTACTACATCACCTCGGCCGTCATCCGCAAGTTCCTCGACCGGCCGCGCCCGCCTGAGCGGCTCGTGCTGATGGTGCAGCATGAAGTGGCGCGCCGCATCCTGGCCGCGCCCGGCGAGATGAGCCTGCTGGCGGTCAGCGTGCAGTTCTACGCCGCGCCCTCGCAGGTGCTAAAGCTGCCGGCCGGCGCGTTCTACCCCGCGCCGCAGGTCGATTCCGCGGTGATCCGGCTGGACGTGAGGGCAGAGCGACTCGCCGTCGATGTGGGGACCTTCTTCCGCGTGGCGCACGCCGGCTTCGGACAGAAGCGCAAGACGCTGCGCAACTCGCTCGCGGCGGGGCTGGACATCAGCCCAGCGGACAGCGAGGCGCTGCTCGCGCGCGCCGGCATCGACCCGCAGCGCCGCGCGCAGACGTTGTCGATTGAGGAGTGGGTGCGGCTGACGAACGCGTTCGCGTCATCGTAG